The Nostoc sp. 'Peltigera membranacea cyanobiont' N6 genome contains the following window.
GCTACAAAACGCTTAACTGTTAAACCAGTTTCTTCAAAAACCTCCCGTGCTGAACATTCTTCAGCAGATTCACCGACTTCTGGACAGCCACCAGGTAGTCCCCAAAGTTTAAAATCACTTCGCTTTTGCAACAAAACGCGCCCCAAGTTATCCTCAATAATCACACGTGCGCCAAATAATAGAAGTAAGCGATCGCCTACAATTTGTCGTAACTTGCCGAGATAAGAGTCTGACCAATTTGCCATAATTTTAGAGAAAATCTAAAGGTAGCAAATAGCATCTAAATTTACTTCAGTGTTTGTACATCTGGATAATAAGAAAAATAGTCGGTAATGTTTGCGATCGCTGTCTTCAGTCCAAATCAATCAAGCATAGTAGTTACTATATGAACTTCTGCCTATTTATCATTGATATTCAAAATGGATTTATCACTCAAAATACAAGCCATATTCCACAAAGGGTTAAATCCTTATTAGAGCAAAATATCTTTGAACACGTCATCTTCACAAAATTTATAAATACACCCAACAGTCCTTATGTCAAATATCTAAATTGGCACAATCTCATATCACCATCTGAGCAAAAAATTGTGGATGAAATTGAACCATTTGCTCAAGCAACTTTTGATAAAACTATATATACCGCTTGTAATGAAGAGACACTTAATTTTTTAAACAAAAATGATATCCAAAAAGTATTTATTTGTGGATTAGATACTGATTCTTGTGTTTTAAAAACTGCTGTTGATTTTTTTGAGAACAATATGAAACCTTATATTTTAGAATATTATTCAGCATCAACAGGAGGGGATAAAATTCACCAGGCAGGTATTTTAGGATTAAGTCAGATGATTGGGGTAAATAATATTGTAACTGAACCTTTAGATAAGCAGAATCTAAATAAGTACTTACAGTTAGTATAAGAATCATATTTGATTTTTGAACAAAACTAGGTATTGTAGGGTGTGTTAGAACGCAGTTCGTAACGCACCAAACCCTTGACGATCGTGCGTTACGCTGTCGCTAACACACCCTACGTATCTTTTCAGAAATCAAATACTAGTCCTATATAAGAATTCTATCTGATTTCAGATAAAACTGGCTCTTTAGTCTCAGTATATTTTCAAAAGTCAAATTGAAGTTTTATGGTTTTAACCCACATTCCGTAGGTGCGATGTTTATAAAGAAAATGTAAAGGTAGCAAATAGCGATCGCGTGAAAACAGGATAATACAGCTGAACTCTCAAATCGTTCCCATTCAACATAGAACTATGGCATCTACACCTAAAATCCTCGCCTTTGCTGGCAGCACCCGGATTGATTCTTACAACAAAAAACTGGTAAAAATCGCGGCGGCTGGCGCTCAGGTAGCAGGCGCAGAAGTGACTTATCTAGACCTCCGTGATTTGCCCCTACCTCTGTTTGATGAAGATTTGGAAGCTCAAGAAGGATTACCTGCCAACGCCCGCACTTTAAAGGATTTGCTGATTTCTCATCAAGGATTGCTGATTGCTTCGCCGGAATATAACAGTTCACTCACAGCAGTTTTGAAGAACGCCATTGACTGGGCATCCCGTCCAGCCGCAAATGAAGCGCCATTGGCTGCTTTTGCAGGTAAAGTTGCTACTATTATGAGCGCTTCCCCAGGCGCTCTTGGTGGTTTGCGCGGGTTGGTTCACCTGCGTTCTATTTTGGGAAACATCAAAGTTTTGGTACTACCCGATCAAATCGCATTACCCAAAGCTTACGAAGCCTTCAATCATGATGGCACTTTAAAAGATCCGAAACAGCAAGAATCTATTGAGCAGTTGGGTAATGGCTTAACAAAAATATTGCTGAAGCTTAATTAAATTGTTCAATTTTATATAGGAATCCGGTTTGATTTGGAGAAAATATCCGTAGGATATTATCGCGGAGAGTACGGCATCAAACCCTTGATAATAGTGCGTTACGAACTCCGTTCTAACACACTCTACAATACCTAATTTCGTTCAAAAATCAAATAGTAATCCTATAGTAGATAACGAATACCTATCATTAACACAAAGATACCATACAGCTTTCTCATCAACTCGCTGCTAATAAACGCCTGATTTGCAAACAATGCCCCGAAGAAGTTACCCACGATTAAACCAACTGCAATAATCAGGGCATATTTGATATTAAGATTCCCATTGCGATGGTAAACTAAAGCTGCTAAAATGCCGATTGGCAAAATTTGAGCAGCTACAGAAGTCCCTGTAGCTAACTTCTGATCTAAACCAATTACTAACACCATTGCCGGAATCATAATTGCGCCGCCACCGATACCAAACATCCCACCCGCAATACCAGAAACTAAACCGATTAACAATAGTTGGATCGAGATATTAGACATAAAAATGGTCGCTAGATTGGAAACTATAAATTAATTTTCTGAGAAAATATTGACTTAGGTAGCATTCCATGAACACCTTTGTTAGGACTGTTCACAACTTGAGTGATGTGAAAATTCACAGCTAAACTACACAATACATAAGCATCTTCTGGCGACAAATTTGCAAAGCTTTCCAGAAAATCGATCGTGTTTTTTAAAGCCAGTTCTAAAGCTTCATCCAAGGTTTGAGCAAAGCCCATTGTAATAATATGAGTTGGAGTTTCGGCAATTGGTGTTGTCAGTTGTAAATCCTTGCGAAGTTTGAGGGTAATTCTACCATTCATAGAAGTTTCAATGGCGGTGACATTTACCTCGCCATCTCCTTGTGCAGAATGCCCATCACCAATAGAAAATAATGCACCTTTTACAAAAATCGGCAAAAATAAACGAGAACCAGCAAGTAATTCCCGGTTGTCCATATTACCGCCGTAAGAACCTGGTGGGATAGAAGTTCGGGAGGTTTCTGGAGTAGCGACACCAAGAATCCCAAAAAACGGTTTGAGGGGAATTTTGATGCCAGCACCCGCCGGAAATTCCGCGATATTATTTGCTAAATCTAGAGGAATGAATCTCAACGCAGGTTGAGGAAACTGCTGTGGTAAAGCTCCCCAACCTGTACGAATGGCATTAAAGCCGACGGGTAAACTAGGTGCGATCGCATCTAATTGTACTTCTAAAACATCCCCTGGTTCGGCATCGCGCACATAAATCGGCCCTGTGAGTAAATGCGGCCCCCCAGCAATCTTGCGTTCTGGTAGAAGATTTTGGCAGATATCAAGAAATTCTGGTGTGACAAATTCAGGTGGTGCTTTGTCGTAAACGTAGTAACCAGTATAAGTTTCCACATCAACGGTATCGCCAGAGTCAATAATCAGTACTGGTTCTAGTAGATGCGAGAAACCACCCAGATGAACGGTTTCTTTTGATGCTTTTAAAAGATGGTGAGTCATCGCTGTTTTGTTTTTAATCACCGAAAGGTTGAAAGAATTAGTCCGTCTCCTCTGCTTGCCGGAGCGCAACAGCGATGACTGTTTCACTCAGTCGAATTCCTCTGTTTATCATACGCTCAATAGCTTGCCGCATTAACACAGGATATCCTTCTTGTTTAGCACGCAATAAAATGCCAATAGAACCTGTGAGATTAAGACCACTCAATCTAGCAATCCGCCTACCAACAGTCTCATCAATACATACAGTTGAAATGCTTTCATTTAAAGC
Protein-coding sequences here:
- a CDS encoding isochorismatase family cysteine hydrolase codes for the protein MNFCLFIIDIQNGFITQNTSHIPQRVKSLLEQNIFEHVIFTKFINTPNSPYVKYLNWHNLISPSEQKIVDEIEPFAQATFDKTIYTACNEETLNFLNKNDIQKVFICGLDTDSCVLKTAVDFFENNMKPYILEYYSASTGGDKIHQAGILGLSQMIGVNNIVTEPLDKQNLNKYLQLV
- a CDS encoding TSUP family transporter: MSNISIQLLLIGLVSGIAGGMFGIGGGAIMIPAMVLVIGLDQKLATGTSVAAQILPIGILAALVYHRNGNLNIKYALIIAVGLIVGNFFGALFANQAFISSELMRKLYGIFVLMIGIRYLL
- a CDS encoding acetamidase/formamidase family protein, with the protein product MTHHLLKASKETVHLGGFSHLLEPVLIIDSGDTVDVETYTGYYVYDKAPPEFVTPEFLDICQNLLPERKIAGGPHLLTGPIYVRDAEPGDVLEVQLDAIAPSLPVGFNAIRTGWGALPQQFPQPALRFIPLDLANNIAEFPAGAGIKIPLKPFFGILGVATPETSRTSIPPGSYGGNMDNRELLAGSRLFLPIFVKGALFSIGDGHSAQGDGEVNVTAIETSMNGRITLKLRKDLQLTTPIAETPTHIITMGFAQTLDEALELALKNTIDFLESFANLSPEDAYVLCSLAVNFHITQVVNSPNKGVHGMLPKSIFSQKINL
- a CDS encoding NADPH-dependent FMN reductase; this translates as MASTPKILAFAGSTRIDSYNKKLVKIAAAGAQVAGAEVTYLDLRDLPLPLFDEDLEAQEGLPANARTLKDLLISHQGLLIASPEYNSSLTAVLKNAIDWASRPAANEAPLAAFAGKVATIMSASPGALGGLRGLVHLRSILGNIKVLVLPDQIALPKAYEAFNHDGTLKDPKQQESIEQLGNGLTKILLKLN
- a CDS encoding NUDIX hydrolase; protein product: MANWSDSYLGKLRQIVGDRLLLLFGARVIIEDNLGRVLLQKRSDFKLWGLPGGCPEVGESAEECSAREVFEETGLTVKRFVAVGFSSNPAFETVTYPNGDRVQNYILILRAVEWEGSLACLDGESLALEFFDLADLPTLMPNDRPVLEKFQEYKKSGEFQLF